Proteins encoded in a region of the Chitinivibrio alkaliphilus ACht1 genome:
- a CDS encoding S8 family serine peptidase translates to MKYLHMRAWFHALSRRSFVFIALLAFSIFVQLQGAPRRTAEVPPVVLSEVSDSAYYPGRIRIKVREEAQKLLQKEPLRTVDHGAVQTGIADLDVLNESFAVSRYKQTFSGLAEAAALRSPAVRARHELWGFYRWYDLTLSDSASVISAVESFAQHPDVLIAEPVYRIVRYGDESRTWRPNDPEFTNQWHYHNTGQNFGTVGSDISLKEAWTIERGHADVLVAIIDDGVDHSHPDLQGNMWDGIGKNFADDHTDDIIPGNHGTHVAGTVAAMNNNGIGVAGIAGGDETERGVTLMGLQILGGEEEAFGGGGVAPVFAADNGSAISQNSWGYDAPDVYNQADLDAIDYFNEHGGGAVMNGGISIFAAGNDGEKAEYYPAAYEATLSVAATNNKDERASYSNYGETVDISAPGGGFGHRVISTVAGGGYGGMQGTSMACPHVSGVAALVLSAAHRNGVTLDSEELRTILLETTDPIDDENPDFIGMLGTGRLNAAAALHRLQDEYLPDLIAPAFFTASSPNVERVELAWEKNSAQHDVLILRSEDAVFGTPEDAYSYAPGDSLAGGGVVVYTGGGTEVVDEGLQKGTTYYYRAFSVDSEGGYSQAWQNASATTWHFTEAGTADDPRIIDSEDKLKALSSFSRYWDGHYRQKGDLDVAGTTKWNDGAGFMPIGSEETPFTGAYHGGGHRLVNLTIDAGQDYVGFFGFIKDGYVDSLGIVDADISGGSQTGALVGSLRGGEIYSSFTTGNVSGAILTGGFVGGAHDGSRIENSYAKTSVTGSQYVGGFIGSAQKVELENVFSTQSVDADFGAGGFAGTAGNEAIATAAYWDMESSAVATSNLGEGKTTAQMTDSETFDEWDTTQWMLPGETHEGYPFLLWEDKNTILFTEIEEKVFGDLPFMLSVSASSGLPVSLSLSRDDVISLDGTEVTILNAGEVDIIATQEGDDLYDPAEEVRQTFTVLPAPVKIEIRHTQQTYDGTPRSVSVYTEPEDISHSIRYDGEENAPFEKGTYEVVVEVTEKNYIGVDTAELRIEAETEIIHVDTIGDTPGRAGLFPVKNPASLADEQFKFALTAPEAVTASIRIFDALGNLIDTQEDPSPQGSGHLFSWDMTNRRGQQVGPGTYVIIATVETETGQVQQFREVIGLRK, encoded by the coding sequence ATGAAGTATTTACACATGAGAGCATGGTTTCATGCTCTGAGTCGTCGCAGCTTTGTTTTTATTGCCCTGTTGGCTTTTAGTATCTTTGTTCAGTTGCAGGGGGCTCCCCGCAGAACTGCTGAAGTGCCACCGGTTGTACTCTCAGAAGTGTCAGATTCGGCCTATTACCCTGGGCGTATCCGCATTAAAGTGCGCGAAGAAGCACAAAAACTCCTCCAAAAAGAACCGCTTCGTACGGTGGATCACGGGGCGGTTCAAACGGGTATTGCCGATTTGGATGTCCTCAACGAGTCCTTTGCGGTATCACGATATAAGCAAACCTTCAGTGGCCTTGCTGAAGCAGCTGCCTTGCGGAGCCCTGCCGTGCGCGCACGCCATGAATTATGGGGGTTTTATCGTTGGTATGACCTCACTCTCAGCGATTCTGCATCGGTTATTTCAGCGGTAGAATCCTTTGCACAGCACCCCGATGTTCTAATTGCCGAGCCTGTCTATCGAATTGTACGGTATGGAGATGAGTCGCGCACCTGGCGTCCAAATGATCCAGAATTTACAAATCAATGGCATTACCACAACACGGGGCAAAATTTCGGTACTGTGGGAAGTGATATTTCGCTGAAAGAGGCATGGACCATAGAACGAGGGCATGCAGATGTTCTTGTTGCTATTATAGATGATGGGGTTGACCATAGCCATCCTGATTTACAGGGAAACATGTGGGATGGGATTGGAAAAAATTTTGCTGATGATCATACCGATGATATTATTCCCGGAAATCACGGTACCCATGTTGCGGGCACTGTGGCAGCTATGAATAATAATGGTATTGGTGTTGCAGGAATTGCCGGAGGTGATGAAACTGAGCGTGGAGTGACCCTCATGGGGTTACAAATTCTCGGGGGAGAGGAAGAAGCCTTTGGCGGTGGCGGGGTCGCCCCTGTTTTTGCAGCAGACAACGGTAGTGCCATATCTCAGAATAGCTGGGGATATGATGCGCCTGACGTATACAACCAAGCCGATCTCGATGCAATTGACTATTTTAATGAGCATGGTGGGGGAGCGGTGATGAATGGTGGTATTTCTATTTTTGCCGCCGGAAACGATGGCGAGAAGGCAGAGTATTATCCCGCAGCATATGAAGCAACTCTTTCTGTGGCAGCTACGAACAACAAGGATGAACGGGCCTCCTACTCAAACTATGGTGAAACCGTTGACATCTCTGCTCCCGGAGGTGGTTTTGGTCATCGTGTGATCAGTACGGTTGCCGGTGGCGGATACGGAGGAATGCAGGGAACTTCCATGGCCTGTCCCCATGTCTCTGGTGTTGCTGCACTTGTCCTTTCAGCTGCGCATCGTAATGGCGTAACCTTGGATTCAGAAGAGTTGCGCACAATTCTCTTGGAAACCACTGATCCGATTGATGATGAGAACCCTGACTTTATCGGAATGTTGGGAACAGGGCGTTTAAACGCGGCCGCAGCATTACATCGGCTTCAGGATGAGTATCTTCCTGATCTCATTGCTCCTGCTTTTTTTACTGCCTCTTCCCCTAATGTAGAGCGAGTTGAGCTTGCGTGGGAGAAGAATTCTGCGCAGCATGATGTGCTGATACTCCGCTCTGAAGACGCAGTGTTCGGTACTCCCGAAGATGCGTACTCCTATGCGCCCGGTGACTCCCTTGCTGGTGGTGGCGTTGTTGTGTATACTGGAGGTGGCACAGAGGTTGTTGATGAGGGGCTTCAAAAAGGAACAACCTATTACTACCGTGCATTTTCTGTAGATTCCGAGGGGGGGTACTCTCAAGCCTGGCAAAATGCTTCTGCCACAACATGGCATTTTACCGAAGCGGGAACAGCGGATGATCCTCGTATTATTGATAGTGAAGATAAATTGAAAGCCTTAAGTTCTTTTTCTCGCTACTGGGATGGTCACTATCGTCAAAAGGGTGATTTAGACGTGGCTGGAACGACAAAATGGAACGACGGTGCCGGCTTTATGCCCATTGGGAGTGAGGAGACACCCTTTACCGGAGCCTATCACGGTGGAGGTCATCGACTCGTAAATCTCACGATTGATGCCGGACAAGATTATGTTGGATTCTTTGGGTTTATCAAAGATGGGTATGTGGACAGTCTTGGTATTGTTGATGCCGATATTTCCGGTGGGAGCCAAACCGGGGCATTGGTCGGAAGTCTCCGTGGAGGAGAAATATACAGCTCTTTTACGACGGGGAACGTATCAGGTGCAATATTAACGGGTGGTTTTGTGGGAGGTGCCCACGATGGAAGTCGTATAGAAAACTCATATGCCAAAACCAGTGTGACGGGTTCTCAGTATGTGGGTGGGTTTATAGGCTCTGCACAAAAAGTAGAGTTGGAAAATGTCTTTTCCACCCAGAGTGTCGATGCAGATTTTGGAGCTGGAGGATTTGCCGGGACTGCTGGTAATGAGGCTATAGCTACTGCCGCATACTGGGATATGGAATCTTCCGCTGTGGCTACCTCAAACTTAGGTGAAGGAAAAACCACTGCGCAGATGACTGATTCTGAAACCTTTGACGAGTGGGATACAACCCAATGGATGCTGCCGGGAGAGACACACGAAGGCTACCCCTTTCTTCTGTGGGAGGATAAGAATACAATTCTTTTCACGGAGATTGAAGAAAAGGTGTTCGGCGATCTTCCCTTCATGCTTTCCGTATCTGCCAGTTCCGGTTTGCCCGTTTCTCTCTCCCTCTCTCGGGATGATGTTATCTCCCTTGACGGGACGGAAGTAACTATTTTGAATGCTGGGGAAGTAGATATTATTGCTACGCAGGAGGGGGATGATCTGTACGATCCTGCTGAGGAAGTTCGCCAAACCTTCACAGTACTTCCTGCACCGGTGAAAATCGAAATTCGTCATACCCAACAGACCTACGATGGGACGCCCCGTTCTGTATCGGTATACACCGAACCTGAAGATATTTCTCATAGTATACGGTACGACGGTGAAGAGAATGCTCCCTTTGAGAAGGGGACATACGAGGTTGTCGTAGAAGTGACGGAGAAAAACTATATTGGCGTGGATACTGCAGAGCTTCGTATTGAGGCAGAAACGGAGATTATCCATGTTGATACCATTGGGGACACACCGGGCAGAGCGGGACTATTTCCGGTGAAAAACCCCGCATCTCTTGCGGATGAACAGTTTAAATTTGCCCTCACTGCTCCTGAAGCAGTTACTGCCTCCATTCGTATTTTTGATGCCTTGGGTAATCTAATTGATACGCAGGAAGATCCTTCACCACAAGGATCGGGACATCTCTTTTCATGGGATATGACAAACCGTCGTGGTCAGCAAGTTGGTCCCGGAACCTATGTTATTATTGCCACCGTAGAAACAGAAACGGGGCAGGTACAACAGTTTCGTGAGGTTATTGGCCTACGGAAATAA
- a CDS encoding L,D-transpeptidase, producing MVLLRPASFSGALYVSGRRVFSFSLSAGRAGRGEEEGSGKTPRGLHTIAEKIGAHAPEGMRFVSRLPTGEVIHDRESHGGENYILTRIIRLAGCEEGKNRGNGVDSFARYIYIHGTNKETFVGSRHFSHGCIVMKNCDIISLFERVEEGEYVYID from the coding sequence ATGGTACTTCTGAGGCCGGCGTCCTTTTCAGGTGCTTTGTATGTTTCCGGCAGAAGAGTATTCTCCTTTTCCCTTTCCGCAGGTCGCGCAGGTCGTGGAGAAGAGGAGGGGTCGGGGAAAACTCCCCGGGGCTTGCATACCATTGCTGAGAAAATAGGCGCCCATGCACCGGAGGGGATGCGATTTGTCAGTCGCCTCCCTACGGGAGAAGTGATACATGATCGGGAAAGTCATGGTGGAGAAAACTATATTCTCACTCGAATCATTCGTCTTGCGGGATGTGAAGAGGGAAAAAACAGGGGCAACGGCGTGGATTCATTTGCACGATATATTTATATTCACGGCACTAATAAAGAGACCTTCGTGGGTAGCCGTCACTTTTCTCATGGATGTATTGTTATGAAAAATTGCGATATCATATCTCTGTTTGAACGTGTTGAGGAGGGGGAGTATGTCTATATTGATTGA
- a CDS encoding glutamate ligase domain-containing protein, with protein MSILIEGVSCSRLHFAGIFGVGMSALAQYLAPQLSISGSDRDYGKPHRADMAEKLRSQHISITPQDGSALVPEVDALVVSTAVDEDTPDVQAARRLAIPVLHRSQVLAAVVRANKTIAVTGTSGKSTVSAQIFHILQCCGYAPSYIGGANLTTLVKEGLVGNSYRGSSSILVIEADESDGTVVRYHADTLVVLNVSRDHREEEEVVSLMNTAARQARHVVVPHGDDRLREIGNITFGAFSEADFSVSHGQFSQGAYSFCINTETVSMSIPGRYVAENCAAAAAGVSPLGVPLKRALQALESYGGIERRFDIIGTDPVTVIDDYAHNPDKLKNAMEGARFFTAPLTVVFQPHGYGPLRFLFEDLRRLFEEEIGQDDSLIVLPVFYAGGRVDRRVTSQDLAKALDRSIRVYAPRDKNEARKIICRTVSAGTVLVAGARDVHLSDFARGIYSSLRGSHDK; from the coding sequence ATGTCTATATTGATTGAGGGGGTATCCTGTTCTCGCCTTCATTTTGCGGGAATCTTTGGGGTAGGAATGAGTGCTCTTGCTCAGTATCTTGCACCGCAGCTTTCTATTAGCGGATCAGATCGGGATTATGGGAAACCACATCGTGCTGATATGGCAGAGAAATTACGCTCGCAGCATATTTCCATTACTCCGCAGGATGGGTCTGCCCTTGTGCCCGAAGTGGATGCCCTGGTTGTCTCCACTGCTGTGGATGAAGATACTCCTGACGTTCAGGCGGCTCGCCGGCTGGCTATTCCCGTGCTTCATAGATCTCAGGTTTTGGCCGCCGTGGTACGGGCAAATAAAACTATTGCAGTCACGGGAACTAGTGGAAAATCAACCGTATCTGCGCAAATTTTTCATATCCTTCAGTGCTGTGGGTACGCCCCCTCCTATATTGGTGGAGCAAATCTTACAACACTTGTCAAAGAAGGCCTGGTGGGCAATAGCTACCGGGGTAGTTCTTCTATTCTTGTCATCGAGGCCGATGAGAGTGATGGTACGGTGGTTCGTTATCATGCCGATACCTTGGTGGTTCTCAATGTATCCCGGGATCACCGTGAGGAAGAAGAGGTGGTATCCCTTATGAACACCGCTGCACGGCAGGCTCGTCACGTGGTGGTCCCCCATGGTGATGATCGTCTGAGGGAGATTGGAAACATAACCTTCGGGGCGTTCTCTGAAGCTGATTTCTCTGTCTCCCATGGGCAGTTTTCTCAGGGGGCATATTCCTTTTGTATTAACACTGAAACTGTTTCCATGTCCATACCAGGACGATATGTTGCAGAAAATTGCGCAGCAGCGGCAGCGGGGGTTTCTCCCCTTGGAGTACCTCTTAAAAGAGCATTGCAGGCTCTTGAAAGCTACGGTGGCATAGAACGACGATTTGATATTATTGGGACAGATCCCGTAACGGTTATTGATGATTATGCACATAATCCGGATAAGCTCAAAAATGCCATGGAAGGCGCGCGTTTTTTTACGGCCCCCCTCACAGTAGTGTTTCAGCCCCATGGCTATGGCCCCTTGCGGTTCCTTTTTGAAGATCTTCGCCGTCTCTTCGAAGAAGAGATTGGACAGGATGATTCTCTCATAGTTCTTCCGGTGTTTTATGCCGGAGGACGGGTTGACCGCAGGGTTACATCACAAGATCTTGCTAAAGCGCTTGATCGATCGATTCGGGTATATGCCCCGCGAGATAAAAACGAGGCCCGGAAAATCATCTGTCGCACGGTTTCAGCAGGAACGGTGCTTGTTGCTGGAGCACGTGATGTTCACCTTTCTGATTTTGCACGTGGTATTTATTCTTCCCTTCGAGGTAGTCATGACAAATAA
- a CDS encoding lipoyl protein ligase domain-containing protein — translation MCFQQLSTSPVDTLFPAVCREEYACDPHRAMERDTELLHESNRSGYAQFRVYTWAHPTLSYGRLQKKTDLDISAMDGAGIYCIQRPTGGRALFHEGDLCFSFALGRALSREGRLNRKNVYHMVSHRIVSYLTALGISVQPFLPKTTTHRAGVSCFLIQNGYEIGSTGKKCVGIALAISAEGILLQGSIPLTPSYEKIVAYVVGSEKEKQIFLSRLQQKTVCLETLLGRPISSRSVGAGLCRIFGIG, via the coding sequence GTGTGTTTTCAACAGTTATCAACATCGCCTGTTGATACATTATTTCCCGCGGTATGCAGAGAAGAGTATGCCTGTGATCCACATAGAGCAATGGAGCGGGATACAGAGCTTCTTCATGAATCAAACCGCTCGGGGTATGCCCAATTTCGTGTGTATACTTGGGCTCATCCAACTCTGTCATATGGGCGGTTACAGAAAAAAACAGATCTTGATATCTCTGCCATGGATGGGGCAGGAATATACTGTATACAGCGTCCCACAGGGGGGCGTGCTCTGTTTCATGAGGGAGATCTTTGTTTTTCCTTTGCCTTGGGAAGAGCTCTTTCTAGGGAAGGTCGACTGAATCGAAAGAATGTGTATCACATGGTGTCTCACCGTATTGTGTCCTATCTTACCGCCCTGGGAATTTCCGTTCAGCCCTTTTTACCAAAAACGACCACTCATCGGGCTGGGGTAAGCTGTTTTCTGATACAAAACGGGTATGAGATTGGAAGTACAGGAAAAAAATGTGTGGGTATTGCCCTTGCCATTTCGGCAGAGGGGATTCTTTTACAAGGTAGTATTCCCCTTACCCCATCGTATGAGAAGATTGTTGCCTACGTAGTGGGATCAGAGAAAGAGAAGCAAATCTTTTTGTCTCGTCTACAGCAAAAAACCGTCTGTCTTGAAACCCTTCTTGGACGGCCCATATCTTCCCGTTCTGTCGGAGCTGGACTCTGCCGTATCTTTGGGATAGGGTGA
- a CDS encoding aminotransferase class I/II-fold pyridoxal phosphate-dependent enzyme, giving the protein MTIPFYERLETRLARRRETDSLRKIPPRPRSSLLNFSTNSYLSLEECDEIHSSCKRSPESLSGNRASRLVYENTPLFEEIESLLTRFLNLPAALLFNSGYAANTGILQALGGRDVEIYSDRLNHASIVDGIILSGSRHIRYRHRDYHHLEQRLQRGRSPYKIIVSDSLFSMDGDMADTAAMAELAQKYGALTMVDEAHATGIYGKHRRGIMEQQGTESDIDIHMGTFSKALAGCGGFFGGSSLIRSYLLNTARSLIYSTALPCSVLRWNMEALRFVMTNARQTKKLLDRTAYFHREISALAYGNSTEQTHIIPLMTQNAAAALALSQHLRRQGILAPAIRPPTVPENSSRVRISLKSNCSYTDMDYLVESLRRFSP; this is encoded by the coding sequence ATGACTATACCATTCTATGAACGTCTTGAAACACGCCTTGCCCGTCGAAGAGAAACGGATAGTCTGCGAAAAATTCCTCCCCGTCCCCGTTCAAGCCTCTTAAACTTCTCTACCAACAGCTATCTCTCCCTGGAGGAGTGCGATGAAATTCATTCATCGTGTAAACGATCTCCCGAAAGCCTCTCGGGGAATAGGGCCTCACGCTTGGTATATGAAAACACTCCCCTCTTTGAAGAAATAGAATCCTTACTTACACGGTTTCTCAACCTTCCCGCCGCCCTGCTCTTTAACTCCGGCTACGCGGCAAATACAGGGATACTGCAAGCCCTGGGAGGCCGAGATGTGGAGATATACTCCGACCGTCTCAATCATGCTTCCATTGTAGACGGAATTATTCTTTCAGGCTCTCGACATATCCGCTATCGCCACAGAGACTACCACCACTTGGAACAACGGTTGCAAAGGGGACGTTCTCCCTATAAAATAATTGTGAGCGATTCTCTCTTCAGTATGGACGGCGATATGGCAGATACCGCAGCCATGGCAGAACTGGCCCAGAAATATGGCGCTCTCACCATGGTTGATGAAGCACACGCCACCGGTATATATGGAAAACATCGCCGGGGAATTATGGAGCAACAGGGAACCGAATCAGACATTGATATCCACATGGGAACCTTTAGTAAAGCCTTGGCAGGATGTGGTGGTTTTTTTGGCGGATCATCGCTCATACGCTCCTACCTTCTTAACACAGCCCGCAGCCTTATATACTCAACGGCCCTGCCCTGCTCAGTGCTCCGATGGAATATGGAAGCCCTCCGCTTTGTTATGACCAATGCACGTCAAACCAAAAAGCTCCTCGATCGTACGGCCTATTTTCATCGGGAAATATCGGCACTCGCCTATGGTAATAGCACAGAACAAACCCATATTATCCCCCTCATGACCCAAAACGCCGCCGCGGCCCTGGCTCTTTCTCAACATCTACGCCGACAAGGCATTCTTGCTCCGGCCATACGCCCTCCCACAGTACCGGAAAATAGCTCCCGCGTACGGATATCTCTCAAAAGCAACTGCTCATACACTGATATGGACTATCTCGTCGAGTCTCTGAGGAGGTTTTCACCATGA
- a CDS encoding methyltransferase domain-containing protein, producing MTPRQRISRFFSRKSHSYATYARVQQAAIDDLISHQLQEILPHIPSGPCLDLGSGPGVVSEALYRHNIPLRPILLDIAYDSLLRAAYAEQCICASMDTLPLSPRHLALLISSTALHWAHDPTEVLKQACTLVQPGGYLVVNNLGDTTLQALRETQREFNLSPPVRYFTPEEQHHILASLGTVTSHTIHAYEDRFSSPAEALRSLSEIGATTHTSPPLSRARLMDFLSAYGRRARRGRSYINRYTYIRSVVRL from the coding sequence ATGACCCCCCGCCAAAGAATCTCCCGCTTTTTCTCTCGAAAATCGCATAGCTATGCCACCTACGCCCGGGTTCAGCAAGCAGCCATAGATGACCTCATATCGCACCAACTACAGGAGATTCTTCCCCATATTCCCTCTGGACCATGCCTCGATCTAGGCAGTGGTCCCGGAGTTGTTTCGGAAGCCTTGTATCGGCATAATATCCCCCTACGCCCCATACTTCTTGACATTGCCTATGACTCCCTGCTCCGGGCAGCGTATGCCGAACAGTGTATCTGCGCTTCCATGGACACCCTCCCCCTTTCTCCACGCCACCTTGCACTGCTCATAAGTTCTACGGCTCTTCACTGGGCACACGATCCTACTGAGGTGCTCAAACAGGCATGCACGCTTGTACAACCGGGGGGCTATTTGGTGGTAAACAACTTGGGAGATACAACCTTACAGGCCCTGCGTGAAACACAACGCGAGTTTAATCTCTCACCACCCGTGCGATACTTTACGCCAGAGGAGCAGCACCACATACTCGCCTCTCTGGGAACCGTTACCTCTCATACAATTCATGCATATGAAGATCGGTTTTCTTCTCCTGCAGAAGCCCTTCGATCGCTCTCTGAGATTGGCGCAACAACCCATACAAGCCCTCCCCTTTCCCGGGCTCGGCTCATGGACTTTCTTTCCGCCTATGGACGGCGAGCACGCCGGGGACGTTCGTATATTAACCGATACACCTACATCAGAAGTGTGGTTCGCCTATGA